From the genome of Nicotiana tabacum cultivar K326 chromosome 2, ASM71507v2, whole genome shotgun sequence:
TTATtttttgtcacggcccaaaattctAATCTGTCGTGATGACgactatctcgatactaggcaagctgacaatctCAATACACCACAATTTCttctaagtttgaaaatataatatttaaacacaatccacaaatctcgcaaataccaatacaaacactcccaaaattcggtgtcactgagtacatgagcatctaatatgaataccaGTCTcgaaatacggtctataatagtctgagaccaaatacagtaaatgaGGAGATAGgaaaggagaggcaaggtctgcgaaacacggcaggtACCTTAGAATCTCCAGAAAAAATCAgttgtgcgaaagaatcaacactcgctatgtTCGAGAACACCtcgatctacacacgaagtgtagggtgtagtatgagtacaacaaactcaccaagtaataataataaataaagaactgaagatagtgacgagctacataTTTATAGTTTACTTTTAGTAATTCTATCAAGAAtatacatgctttcaaatccagcagtttaagtcaaatcaattttatacagttcaagttcatgtgttccggatataaaatctttcagaaaatttcacaacaataacagatagcaactaagtgcaacaacaaatgaaaagcaagtacagcctctcacgacaacaatcactcactgggctctcAGCCATCAACACTCACACCCAatgggtatccgcgctcactaggggtgtacaaactccagaggggctcctacagcccaagcgttataatccgcacggacaactcacgtgctatagtataatatctcacaatcagtctctcggcctcgctcagtcataaatctctctagtctctcgggctctcaacaaACATGAAATCAGCACAAACaaaaatgatatgatgcatcaataatgaataatagaGACCGGGATAAAATAAGCAAGTAAACTGTGACCGAGTACAAACAATAATTAAGCGGATAGTTCAACATGtatacgacctctgtgggtcccaacagtaccaacatatagcctaaacatagtttctaacatgacttataatcaaattttcacaacacatagagagcacatagctaTCAACAAGTTATTtaactttacagtttccacgggacggaccaaatcataatcccctcggtgcatgcccacacgcccgtcacctagcatatgcgtcacctccaaaataataacatgacacaaaatttggggtttcatacccgcaagaccagatttaaaattgttacttacctcaaaacgtgaaattctttactctatTATGCCTTTCCCTCGCAAAtcagcctctgaatgcctcgaatctagtcacaaataattcgtttcagtcaataaaatttattggaattaattccataacaaaatacaaatatttccataaaaatccgaaaattagctcaaaaatcgctcgtgggacCCATGTctaggaacccgacaaaagttataaaatatgaacgcccattcaaccatacaaattttactcagatccgacatcaactcgaccctcaaatttctaaattaaactaagagagttttcacaattttccaacttaattcaccggTTAAATATTAAAAACGACCATGAaatcgggtaatttaaccaatattgagttaagaacacttacccgttgttttctctgaaaatctctcaagaatcgcctcttcccgagctccaatccatcaaaaatgaaaaatgggacgaaatcccatttttagaacttaaactctctgccaacgcgatcgcgaacattcccacgcgatcgcgaagaacgaTTTTCCACAGCCCAGATTTAACCCTATGTAATCGCGgactttcccacgcgatcgcgatgcacaacatcacagacctacgcgatcgcggactcatCCACGCGATCACGATGCACAAAACGCGTGACTTTTACCtccgctccacttactctacgcgaacgcgaccttcttcacgcgttcgcaagtcacaaaatctcaaagctacgcgatcgtgaatcacaaaactcagcagccctcaattaacctcacgcgatcgcggatatccccacgtgatcgcgaagcacaaaacctctactgaccaactaagcctacgcgatcgcagacgcattcacgcgatcgcgtataaggaaatgagatacatatatcagaaaatttcagcagctgtttaagtccaaattttgatccgttaaccttctgaaactcacccgagaccctcgggaccttaaacaaatataccaacaagtcttaaaacatcatacaacttagtcgaaccctcaaatcatctTAAACAAtgttaaaaccatgaattacaccccaattcaagcctaatgaattttgaaatttctaatttctacaaacaactccggaacctatcaaatcacgtctgattgacctcaaattttgcacacaagttataaatgacatagcgaaagtattcaaattttcagaattggatttcgaccccgatatcaaaaagtcaactccccggtcaaacttcccaaaaaattaaTTTCCTCCCTTTTAAGCCTAATtgcactacggacctccaaataattttctgagtacgctcctaagtcaaaaatcactatacagagctgttggaattatcagaattcaaatccgaggtcttttATATATAGgtcgacatccggtcaacttttctaacttaaatttttaattatgagactaagcgtctcatttcactccgaattcctttcggacccgaaccaattaacccgataagtcataaattatttgtaaggcataaattgagcagtaaatgggggaacagggttataatattcaaaacaatcggtcgggtcgttacattctccccctcttaaacaaatgttcgtcctcgaacgtgtttagaatcatacctggagtcttaaataagtgtggatatttgctccgcatctcctgtcCAATTTCcaaagtagcttctccgactggctggcccctccactgtaccttcactggtgctatgttctttgacctcagctttcaaacctgccggtctaaaattgccaccggctccacatcataagtcaaattaccgtccagctgtactgtactgaaatccagaatatgagacggatccccgataTATTTTCGGACCATGGATACGTgtaacactggatgaacacctgatatactaggtggcaaagcaagttcataagccacctctccaattttctttagtatctcaaaaggcccaatataccgaggactcaacttgccatCCTTctggaacctcaacacacccttcatgggtgaaatcttgagcagaaccttctcctcaACCATGTAAACGACATCACGAACTTGcatgtcggcataactcttatgtctagactatgccgtgcgaagccgttcttgaatcactttgaccttctctaaagcattcTGAatcaagtcagtacccaatagcctagcctcacccggctcaaacaaacccaccggagaccggcaCCGTCTCACATACAAagtctcatacggagccatctgaatgcttgactggtagctattattataagtaatctctgcgagtggcagaaattgatcccaagaacccccaaaatcaatgacataagcacgtaacatatcctccaatatctgaatagtgcgctcggactgtccatccgtctgagggtgaaatgttatacttaactgaacctgtgtgcccaattctcgctgcactgctctccaaaaatgtgatgtaaactgcgtgccccaatCTGATATGATGGACACTGGTACACCGTGTAACCGAACAATCTCACGAATTTAAATCCcagccaactgctccgaagaataattagtaccaactgaaATAAAATGCgaagatttggtcaaccgatctactatcactcaaacaacatcaaactttctcaaagtctgtgggagcccaactacgaagtccatggtaatacgctcccacttccattctgaaatttcaagtctctgtagtagtccacccggtctctgatgctcatactttacctgttgacaatttagacaccgagctacaaacctggctatatctttcttcattcgcctccaccaatagtactgcctcaaatcctgatacatcttcgcggcacctggatgaatggagtaccacaaactgtgagcttcctggagaatcaactcacgcaaaccgtctacattaggcacacatagcctgccctgcatccgtaagaccgtaatacattgtcatctccaatagtgacttccttggcatcaccgtgttgaactgtgtccttaaggataagcagatgtggatcatcataatGGCGCTATCTAatgtgatcatataaagaagaccgagaaaccacacaaaccaaaactcgattcggctctgaaacatccaatctaacaaactgattagccaaagcctgaacatccaaggctaaaggcctctctgttaCCAGTAAGTAtgttaagctgcccaaactcttcgccttacgcctcaaggcatcagccactacattggcctttccgggatgatagagaatggtgatatcataatccttaagcaacgccaaccaccttcgctgccgcaaattaagatccttctgtttaaacaaatgatgtagactctgatgatcagtATATACCTGACACtggacaccatacaagtaatgccgccaaattttcaaggcatgaataatagctgttaactcaagatcgtggactggataattcttctcatgtacctttaactgtctggacgcataggcaatcaccctaccgtcttgcataagcactgcgccgagaccaatacgcgacgcgtcacaatacacagtataagactctgaacttGTAGGCAACATCAATGGAgctgtagtcaatgttgtcttgagcttctgaaagctctcttcacattcatccgaccatctgaatggagcacctttctgggtcaatttagtcataggcgatgcaatatacgagaaaccctccaccaagcgacgataataaccagttaagccaagaaaactccgaatctcagtaactgaagatgtcgtgggccaactctgaactgcctctattttcttcgaatccaccttaattccttcactggacactatatgtcccaagaatgccaccgaactaagccagaactcacacttagaaaatttagcataaagtctctcttctctcagcctctgtaatacaatacccaagtgatgtgcatgctcctcctagctacgtgaatacaccagaatatcatcaataaatactacgacaaataaatcaagatatggcaggaatacactattcatcaaatgcataaatgttgctggggcattggttagcccaaaagacatcacaagaaattcgtagtggccataacgagttctgaatgtcgtctttagaatatctgaatcccgaattttcaactggtgatacccagatctaaAATCAATTCTGGAGAActccctcgctccctgaagctggtcaaataagtcatcaatacgcggcaaatgatatttattcttgattgtaactttgttcaactgcctataatcaatgcatatccgcatagtatcatttttctttttcacaaacagaaccggtgcaccccaaggtgacatactaggcctaataaaccccttatcaaggagttcctgaagttgctctttcaattcttttaactcagctagtgccatacgatacgaaggaatagaaatgggctgagtgccctgcaccaagtcaataccgaaatcaatatccatgtcgggtggcatacccgatagGTCttcaggaaatacatccgaaaagtctcacacgaccggtactgaatcaataataggagtatatGCATCagcatctctcacaaaggccaaatatgacaaacatccctttccaatcatacgttgggccttcaaataagaaattaccctgctaggaacaaaatctagagaacctctccattcaacctttggcaaccccggcatcgtcaacattacgatttttgcgtgacagtcaagaataacatgatatggagacaaccaatctatacccaggattacatcaaaatcaaccataccgagtaataagaggtCAACTCTAGTCTCTAGTTCCCTAAtggttaccacacacgaccgatacacacggtctatagtaataatatcgcccaccgatgtagatacacaaacatgtgaaactaaggactcataggGCATATCGAGATAATGggtaaaatatgatgatacatatgaataagtggaatcagggtcaaataatatagaagcctccctgtggcacactgaaacaatacttgtgatcactgcatctgaggcaacaacatctggcctggcaggaaaagcatagaatcgggcctgaccgccacctgactggcctccccctattgggcgacccctagctgaccaCCCCGAGCTGGTTGGGCGGATGGTGGaattgctggtgctggtgccatcagtcgagaactctgctgtggagccccactcaacagcctaggacaatctctcttgtaaTGACCAAATTCCTCGCACTCGAAATAACCCCCTCTTCTagcggaactgctgctcctgataacccgaagaaTTACCTGAAGAAGCCTGAGCGgatgaggcatgatgagaactctgtgatggtagtgcactgaatgaagactagcCCGAGTGAGTACTGTAAGAACcgtggccagatgatgcaccacgatgagtgGACGACCCGTCtaagcgtgtctgtaagaacgacccctaccgcgATAAAattgaccccctgaaggaacaccgttgtaatcacctggaccacgaggcctctttgcctctctctctctctctctctacgttcctagctacgaaccatctctatctgccaagcaatgtcaactacctcatcaaaagtagcaccaaataccccctccctagtcataagtaaccgtagctgatatgtgaggccatcaatgaaccttataatcctctccctatcagtgggaaccaaccagattgtgtgacgagacaactcagaaaatctcatctcgtattgCATCACAGACATACCATcttgacgtaactgctcaaattgtctgtgcagctcctctctgcgagattgcggcacaaacttctccaaaaagagaatggagaactcccGCCATctaagtggtactgcaccaactggcctgcgcctctcataagcctcccactatttgaaggcagccccagaaaactgaaaagtagtgaacgagaccccactggtctccagaatacccgttgtctgAAGTATCCgttgacacttatccagaaaatcTTGAGCATCTTAtgactcagtaccgctaaatggtggaggtcgaagcctcttaaacctctcaagtctcctctgctcatcatctgccataataGGAACTACTGGGACCTAAGCAGCTGCTACCGGTTGGGCTGGTAGTGCTCCCGGTATATGAATTTCCTGTACTACTTGGTCTGGAGTACGGAAAACAGGGGTATGAgttcctcccccggcctgagaagtggcatgTGCGGCCTGagctgaaaccacctgagcaagtcCAGTGCAAGCTGTCAATAtgtgggccaaagtctcctgaatgcctggaatctcaatgggcacagctggtcctattggctcagctatatctggaatctgctcatgagttggagcaactggtggtactatagGTGTTAGTCCAACTGTGGGACGAgttacacctcgacctctacctcggccccgccCTTTACCatggccccgacctctcgcggccctaactggtggcactggtggctggccgtccgatccggtagtacatgtcctcaccatatgtgagagaatagaaaaacagaattttagttttcgaaatcaacaaattcgcacgacagaatacaagaaagtgaagttttccaaagggttctgcagcctctcgaagataagtacagacgtctcagtaccgttccgtaagactctactaaacctgctcatgactcgtgagacctatgtaacctagggttctaataccaacttgtcacaacccaaatttctaacctgtcgtgatggcgcctatctcgatactaggcaagtcgacaatcTTAATACACCACAATTTCttctaagtttgaaaatataatatttaaatacaattcacaaatctcgcaaataccgatacaaacactcccaaaattcggtgtcattgagtacatgagcatctaatatgaatacaagtctgaaaaataccgtctataatagtctgagaccaaataaagtaaatgaggagatagggaaggagaggcaaggtgtgcgaaacacggcagctagaAAGGTATGCAGGTTGAGAATTAAGATAGAGGGTTAGGTAATCGAACATTGTCGTTGCTTGTAATAGTAGCTTTAGTGCATTACTTAGTATCAGTCATGTATTTTCGTAATCTTAGATTTCTGTTATTACTTGTTGCTTCGCTTCGGTTTTCCGATTGCATTACTTAGTATTCGTCTTGTATTTTCGCTTCGTTTTTGCGATTAGTTTGCTTGTGTTGCcctttccttttatctttcctgaGCCGATGGTCTACCAGAAACAATATTTCTGCCTTCTTAAAGGTAATGCATACACACTACTCTGCCTAgacccacttgtgagattacactagatttgttattgtttgtacataattttttatatttacactaaTGTGACAAGTTGTAACCATTATATTATATCTTTTTCGCGTTAAACAATCATGTTCACAATAGGAAAAGAAGGTAACTTTAGGAGGAAAAGGGACGTAAGAAAGCAATAGCAGACAAATGGGACTAAAAAATTCTAcagcattaaaaaaaaaaacattcagAACTTCTACAATTTTTACTCCATATTTCAGCATATCACCAATAAATCATATAAACAACTGTCTTATGCATgagaaaatcaaacaaaataccaaaaaaagaaaaaattaagtaGAAAGGAAATCGAAAAGGGATAGAAATATTTTGTAGCTGAAACAGTTTTCTTGGCGTCTTGCATCCTTAAATCAAGTGGCTCCAAATCTGATCGGAAAGGGAAAATTTCTTGAATATTATTACGACATTTATTCAATTTCACTTTGTTAAAACTCTTATCCTGCAACTTATAGAAAATAACTTCATAATAATCAATCATCAAAGCAATGTCCGCATTATAAAACCCAACTAGCCTTggatattttgtgactttctttaAAGTTTCAATCTCAACTTCCTTTTTCAACTCCCAACTTTGGTTTCCATTCTCAAAAATCCAAAGCTCCATCCCTTTTGGAGACAAACAAGTAAACCCCAACTTCCCATTATACTCCACAAGTTGATTATATCCATAATTTTTGTACTCCATTGCAGGTTTTGGAAGTGAAAATCTTGGAAAAGCTTCTTCTCCATTATAATTCAGAGCCATAACTAAATCATCTCCTAATTTAAAGTAAACCAAACCACTTGCATTTACTGTTGGAGTGAACATGTCAACATAAATTTCTTGAGGGAACAATATATCTTTTCTTTTCCTCCACTCCCAAGCTTCCGAATCAAAAACTTCGCTACGATAGTAATCAAGTCCCAGATTGATATAATGATGATAAACAGTACGAGTCGACGATAACCTAATTATCTTGAAGTTCAATGGGTTTGATTTCAGCACAATGAGAGCTAGTTTGACAGTAGAATAACGCATCTTAGGATTAGGAAGTTTCACCCATTGCTTGGTACTAGGTTTACACACATAGTACCTATACTTGTGCTTTATTCTTCTAAGACAACATAATATTCCTTGTTTTGAAGAAGCTTCAATCTTAATGTCACAGTCGTAGTTGAAAATTTTATCTTTCGGTTTTATAGTTTCCATTGGAAGATACAATGGAGTTTTTCCCGAACATCCATTCAGTGATACGAACTCGGTTACGTGCTTGCTTCTGGACAAAGACTGAACAAAATACCCTGAAATATTATGACTTTTCTCGCAAAACTGTGGCATGAAACTTGATTCAGAAATCAAATTGTGCCACTGCTTGTTGACGGACTTGCATGTATCTAATGTTTTTAACGAAGTTCGAGTTAATATCTCGAAAATTATATCTGAAGGAagtgtagaagaagaagaagaagtagaagccaTTATCGGGGACAAGAGAGGAGAAAGCACAAGTATTAATGGCGATGGACGACGTCTAAAGACTATATATAGTAACAAAGGTGGAATGAAACTTGGACGTAAAGCTATTCCTAAGTAGAATAGGAATATGAGGCGCAAAAAGCTGTCTATGGTTTAATACAATTTCCAAGAATGATTAGGTATATACTTACTTACAAATTACCATACTTAGGTAGAACTCTTTCCCAGAATGATTAGGAGTAGTAAGTTTCATGTtttctaactcgtttttggtaattttttCTTGCAAGGGAATAATAAGCGAAACACGAATGACATATAAAGTGAATCCATATCTCAAAGTAGCGAGAAGTGAGCTATTACCTGAAGTGATACTATCAACAAACTAAGGGGTTGTTTGGTGGGAGGgattaagaaaaatcaaattccaCCACAACATTCCACATAAGATTTGGATATCTGGCTGGAGGAATTAGGAAAAATAATCTTCTCGTATCTAATGCATCGATTAGCTGGCAGTCTTAACTAATACGTACACT
Proteins encoded in this window:
- the LOC107803300 gene encoding F-box protein At5g49610-like, translating into MASTSSSSSTLPSDIIFEILTRTSLKTLDTCKSVNKQWHNLISESSFMPQFCEKSHNISGYFVQSLSRSKHVTEFVSLNGCSGKTPLYLPMETIKPKDKIFNYDCDIKIEASSKQGILCCLRRIKHKYRYYVCKPSTKQWVKLPNPKMRYSTVKLALIVLKSNPLNFKIIRLSSTRTVYHHYINLGLDYYRSEVFDSEAWEWRKRKDILFPQEIYVDMFTPTVNASGLVYFKLGDDLVMALNYNGEEAFPRFSLPKPAMEYKNYGYNQLVEYNGKLGFTCLSPKGMELWIFENGNQSWELKKEVEIETLKKVTKYPRLVGFYNADIALMIDYYEVIFYKLQDKSFNKVKLNKCRNNIQEIFPFRSDLEPLDLRMQDAKKTNFLVPFVCYCFLTSLFLLKLPSFPIVNMIV